A part of Rubidibacter lacunae KORDI 51-2 genomic DNA contains:
- a CDS encoding VOC family protein, which produces MFDHFEIKTVRFVESVKFYASVLEPLGIELKWSDESAAGFGLADESNVRFLIEESSHAQNCHIAFTASDTSSVDAFHSIGTSMGFTDNGPPGLREEYAPNYYAAFLLDPDGNNIEALIYI; this is translated from the coding sequence GTGTTCGATCACTTTGAAATCAAGACAGTAAGATTTGTCGAGTCAGTCAAGTTCTACGCATCCGTCCTGGAGCCTCTGGGTATAGAGCTCAAATGGTCCGACGAATCAGCAGCTGGATTTGGGTTGGCGGACGAATCCAACGTACGGTTCCTCATAGAAGAATCATCCCACGCTCAGAACTGCCACATCGCTTTCACCGCATCGGATACAAGTTCAGTGGATGCGTTTCATTCAATTGGTACATCAATGGGGTTCACAGATAACGGACCTCCTGGGCTTAGAGAGGAATATGCTCCCAATTACTACGCCGCCTTCTTACTCGATCCAGACGGTAACAATATAGAAGCTCTCATTTATATCTAG